One window of the Klebsiella sp. WP3-W18-ESBL-02 genome contains the following:
- the ribE gene encoding 6,7-dimethyl-8-ribityllumazine synthase, whose amino-acid sequence MNIIEANVATPDARVAITIARFNNFINDSLLEGAIDALKRIGQVKDENITVVWVPGAYELPLAAGALAKTGKYDAVIALGTVIRGGTAHFEYVAGGASNGLAHVAQDSEIPVAFGVLTTESIEQAIERAGTKAGNKGAEAALTALEMINVLKAIKA is encoded by the coding sequence ATGAACATTATTGAAGCTAACGTTGCTACCCCGGACGCTCGCGTCGCCATCACCATCGCGCGTTTCAACAACTTTATCAATGACAGCCTGCTGGAAGGTGCTATCGACGCCCTGAAGCGCATTGGTCAGGTTAAAGATGAAAACATCACCGTTGTTTGGGTTCCAGGTGCTTATGAACTGCCGCTGGCGGCTGGCGCACTGGCGAAAACCGGTAAATACGATGCAGTGATCGCGCTGGGTACGGTTATCCGTGGCGGCACGGCGCACTTCGAATATGTCGCTGGCGGGGCAAGCAATGGCCTGGCGCACGTCGCTCAGGACAGCGAAATCCCGGTAGCCTTTGGTGTTCTGACCACCGAAAGTATTGAACAAGCCATCGAACGTGCTGGCACAAAAGCCGGTAACAAAGGTGCAGAAGCTGCACTGACCGCGCTTGAAATGATTAATGTATTGAAAGCCATCAAGGCCTGA